A single region of the Epinephelus moara isolate mb chromosome 12, YSFRI_EMoa_1.0, whole genome shotgun sequence genome encodes:
- the sgk1 gene encoding serine/threonine-protein kinase Sgk1 isoform X2, which yields MGMCYSLRMCGYTVAFMKQRKMGLNDFIQRLATNSYACKHPEVQSILNLSPPQDAELMNANPSPPPSPSQQINLGPSSNPSAKPSDFHFLKVIGKGSFGKVLLARHRTDDQFYAVKVLQKKAILKKKEEKHIMSERNVLLKNVKHPFLVGLHYSFQTADKLYFILDYINGGELFYHLQRERCFLEPRARFYSAEIASALGYLHSLNIVYRDLKPENILLDSQGHIILTDFGLCKENIEPNGTTSTFCGTPEYLAPEVLHKQPYDRTVDWWCLGAVLYEMLYGLPPFYSRNTAEMYDNILNKPLQLKPNISNAARHLLEGLLQKDRTKRLGCTEDFIEIKNHIFFSPINWDELNAKKITPPFNPNVTGPNDLRHFDPEFTDEPVPSSIGCSPDSALVTASIKEAAEAFVGFSYAPSMDSYL from the exons CTTTTATGAAACAGAGGAAGATGGGGCTGAACGACTTCATTCAGAGGCTTGCCACAAACTCCTACGCCTGCAAGCA tcCTGAAGTTCAGTCTATTCTGAACTTGAGTCCCCCTCAGGATGCTGAGCTCATGAACGCAAACCCGTCTCCCCCT CCCAGTCCATCCCAACAGATCAACCTCGGTCCGTCCTCCAACCCCTCAGCCAAACCCAGCGACTTCCACTTCCTCAAGGTGATCGGCAAAGGCAGCTTCGGCAAGGTGCTGCTTGCACGCCACCGCACGGATGACCAGTTTTACGCAGTCAAAGTCTTACAGAAAAAGGCCATCCTCAAAAAGAAGGAG GAGAAACACATCATGTCAGAGAGGAATGTGCTGCTAAAGAATGTCAAGCACCCGTTCCTGGTGGGCCTGCACTACTCTTTCCAAACAGCGGACAAACTCTACTTCATCTTGGACTACATCAATGGAGGCGAG CTGTTCTACCACCTACAGAGAGAACGCTGCTTCCTCGAGCCCAGAGCCAGGTTCTACTCAGCAGAGATCGCCAGTGCACTGGGCTACCTCCACTCCCTCAACATCGTCTACAGAGACTTGAAGCCAGAGAACATCCTGCTGGACTCACAGGGACACATCATTCTTACAGATTTCGGCCTGTGCAAGGAGAACATCGAGCCCAACGGGACCACGTCGACCTTCTGCGGTACGCCAGAG TATTTAGCTCCTGAGGTTCTACACAAGCAGCCGTATGACAGGACGGTAGACTGGTGGTGTTTAGGAGCTGTTCTCTATGAGATGCTGTACGGCCTG CCTCCGTTCTACAGCCGCAACACAGCGGAGATGTACGACAACATCCTGAACAAGCCGCTGCAGCTGAAACCCAACATTTCCAACGCAGCCAGACACCTGCTGGAGGGCCTTCTGCAGAAGGACCGAACTAAGAGGCTGGGCTGCACAGAGGACTTT ATTGAAATTAAGAACCACATATTCTTCTCCCCCATCAACTGGGATGAGCTCAACGCCAAGAAAATCACCCCTCCCTTCAACCCCAATGTG ACGGGACCCAACGACCTGCGGCACTTTGATCCAGAGTTCACAGACGAGCCGGTGCCCAGCTCCATTGGCTGTTCCCCAGACAGCGCTCTAGTCACAGCCAGCATCAAAGAGGCTGCTGAGGCCTTCGTGGGCTTCTCCTACGCCCCATCTATGGACTCCTACCTATAG
- the sgk1 gene encoding serine/threonine-protein kinase Sgk1 isoform X4, whose amino-acid sequence MRTRSDLKAFMKQRKMGLNDFIQRLATNSYACKHPEVQSILNLSPPQDAELMNANPSPPPSPSQQINLGPSSNPSAKPSDFHFLKVIGKGSFGKVLLARHRTDDQFYAVKVLQKKAILKKKEEKHIMSERNVLLKNVKHPFLVGLHYSFQTADKLYFILDYINGGELFYHLQRERCFLEPRARFYSAEIASALGYLHSLNIVYRDLKPENILLDSQGHIILTDFGLCKENIEPNGTTSTFCGTPEYLAPEVLHKQPYDRTVDWWCLGAVLYEMLYGLPPFYSRNTAEMYDNILNKPLQLKPNISNAARHLLEGLLQKDRTKRLGCTEDFIEIKNHIFFSPINWDELNAKKITPPFNPNVTGPNDLRHFDPEFTDEPVPSSIGCSPDSALVTASIKEAAEAFVGFSYAPSMDSYL is encoded by the exons ATGAGGACTCGCTCGGATCTCAAAG CTTTTATGAAACAGAGGAAGATGGGGCTGAACGACTTCATTCAGAGGCTTGCCACAAACTCCTACGCCTGCAAGCA tcCTGAAGTTCAGTCTATTCTGAACTTGAGTCCCCCTCAGGATGCTGAGCTCATGAACGCAAACCCGTCTCCCCCT CCCAGTCCATCCCAACAGATCAACCTCGGTCCGTCCTCCAACCCCTCAGCCAAACCCAGCGACTTCCACTTCCTCAAGGTGATCGGCAAAGGCAGCTTCGGCAAGGTGCTGCTTGCACGCCACCGCACGGATGACCAGTTTTACGCAGTCAAAGTCTTACAGAAAAAGGCCATCCTCAAAAAGAAGGAG GAGAAACACATCATGTCAGAGAGGAATGTGCTGCTAAAGAATGTCAAGCACCCGTTCCTGGTGGGCCTGCACTACTCTTTCCAAACAGCGGACAAACTCTACTTCATCTTGGACTACATCAATGGAGGCGAG CTGTTCTACCACCTACAGAGAGAACGCTGCTTCCTCGAGCCCAGAGCCAGGTTCTACTCAGCAGAGATCGCCAGTGCACTGGGCTACCTCCACTCCCTCAACATCGTCTACAGAGACTTGAAGCCAGAGAACATCCTGCTGGACTCACAGGGACACATCATTCTTACAGATTTCGGCCTGTGCAAGGAGAACATCGAGCCCAACGGGACCACGTCGACCTTCTGCGGTACGCCAGAG TATTTAGCTCCTGAGGTTCTACACAAGCAGCCGTATGACAGGACGGTAGACTGGTGGTGTTTAGGAGCTGTTCTCTATGAGATGCTGTACGGCCTG CCTCCGTTCTACAGCCGCAACACAGCGGAGATGTACGACAACATCCTGAACAAGCCGCTGCAGCTGAAACCCAACATTTCCAACGCAGCCAGACACCTGCTGGAGGGCCTTCTGCAGAAGGACCGAACTAAGAGGCTGGGCTGCACAGAGGACTTT ATTGAAATTAAGAACCACATATTCTTCTCCCCCATCAACTGGGATGAGCTCAACGCCAAGAAAATCACCCCTCCCTTCAACCCCAATGTG ACGGGACCCAACGACCTGCGGCACTTTGATCCAGAGTTCACAGACGAGCCGGTGCCCAGCTCCATTGGCTGTTCCCCAGACAGCGCTCTAGTCACAGCCAGCATCAAAGAGGCTGCTGAGGCCTTCGTGGGCTTCTCCTACGCCCCATCTATGGACTCCTACCTATAG
- the sgk1 gene encoding serine/threonine-protein kinase Sgk1 isoform X5 → MQCSLPGGAFMKQRKMGLNDFIQRLATNSYACKHPEVQSILNLSPPQDAELMNANPSPPPSPSQQINLGPSSNPSAKPSDFHFLKVIGKGSFGKVLLARHRTDDQFYAVKVLQKKAILKKKEEKHIMSERNVLLKNVKHPFLVGLHYSFQTADKLYFILDYINGGELFYHLQRERCFLEPRARFYSAEIASALGYLHSLNIVYRDLKPENILLDSQGHIILTDFGLCKENIEPNGTTSTFCGTPEYLAPEVLHKQPYDRTVDWWCLGAVLYEMLYGLPPFYSRNTAEMYDNILNKPLQLKPNISNAARHLLEGLLQKDRTKRLGCTEDFIEIKNHIFFSPINWDELNAKKITPPFNPNVTGPNDLRHFDPEFTDEPVPSSIGCSPDSALVTASIKEAAEAFVGFSYAPSMDSYL, encoded by the exons CTTTTATGAAACAGAGGAAGATGGGGCTGAACGACTTCATTCAGAGGCTTGCCACAAACTCCTACGCCTGCAAGCA tcCTGAAGTTCAGTCTATTCTGAACTTGAGTCCCCCTCAGGATGCTGAGCTCATGAACGCAAACCCGTCTCCCCCT CCCAGTCCATCCCAACAGATCAACCTCGGTCCGTCCTCCAACCCCTCAGCCAAACCCAGCGACTTCCACTTCCTCAAGGTGATCGGCAAAGGCAGCTTCGGCAAGGTGCTGCTTGCACGCCACCGCACGGATGACCAGTTTTACGCAGTCAAAGTCTTACAGAAAAAGGCCATCCTCAAAAAGAAGGAG GAGAAACACATCATGTCAGAGAGGAATGTGCTGCTAAAGAATGTCAAGCACCCGTTCCTGGTGGGCCTGCACTACTCTTTCCAAACAGCGGACAAACTCTACTTCATCTTGGACTACATCAATGGAGGCGAG CTGTTCTACCACCTACAGAGAGAACGCTGCTTCCTCGAGCCCAGAGCCAGGTTCTACTCAGCAGAGATCGCCAGTGCACTGGGCTACCTCCACTCCCTCAACATCGTCTACAGAGACTTGAAGCCAGAGAACATCCTGCTGGACTCACAGGGACACATCATTCTTACAGATTTCGGCCTGTGCAAGGAGAACATCGAGCCCAACGGGACCACGTCGACCTTCTGCGGTACGCCAGAG TATTTAGCTCCTGAGGTTCTACACAAGCAGCCGTATGACAGGACGGTAGACTGGTGGTGTTTAGGAGCTGTTCTCTATGAGATGCTGTACGGCCTG CCTCCGTTCTACAGCCGCAACACAGCGGAGATGTACGACAACATCCTGAACAAGCCGCTGCAGCTGAAACCCAACATTTCCAACGCAGCCAGACACCTGCTGGAGGGCCTTCTGCAGAAGGACCGAACTAAGAGGCTGGGCTGCACAGAGGACTTT ATTGAAATTAAGAACCACATATTCTTCTCCCCCATCAACTGGGATGAGCTCAACGCCAAGAAAATCACCCCTCCCTTCAACCCCAATGTG ACGGGACCCAACGACCTGCGGCACTTTGATCCAGAGTTCACAGACGAGCCGGTGCCCAGCTCCATTGGCTGTTCCCCAGACAGCGCTCTAGTCACAGCCAGCATCAAAGAGGCTGCTGAGGCCTTCGTGGGCTTCTCCTACGCCCCATCTATGGACTCCTACCTATAG
- the sgk1 gene encoding serine/threonine-protein kinase Sgk1 isoform X3 — MKDKTTTLTSFMKQRKMGLNDFIQRLATNSYACKHPEVQSILNLSPPQDAELMNANPSPPPSPSQQINLGPSSNPSAKPSDFHFLKVIGKGSFGKVLLARHRTDDQFYAVKVLQKKAILKKKEEKHIMSERNVLLKNVKHPFLVGLHYSFQTADKLYFILDYINGGELFYHLQRERCFLEPRARFYSAEIASALGYLHSLNIVYRDLKPENILLDSQGHIILTDFGLCKENIEPNGTTSTFCGTPEYLAPEVLHKQPYDRTVDWWCLGAVLYEMLYGLPPFYSRNTAEMYDNILNKPLQLKPNISNAARHLLEGLLQKDRTKRLGCTEDFIEIKNHIFFSPINWDELNAKKITPPFNPNVTGPNDLRHFDPEFTDEPVPSSIGCSPDSALVTASIKEAAEAFVGFSYAPSMDSYL; from the exons ATGAAAGACAAAACGACGACTTTGACGT CTTTTATGAAACAGAGGAAGATGGGGCTGAACGACTTCATTCAGAGGCTTGCCACAAACTCCTACGCCTGCAAGCA tcCTGAAGTTCAGTCTATTCTGAACTTGAGTCCCCCTCAGGATGCTGAGCTCATGAACGCAAACCCGTCTCCCCCT CCCAGTCCATCCCAACAGATCAACCTCGGTCCGTCCTCCAACCCCTCAGCCAAACCCAGCGACTTCCACTTCCTCAAGGTGATCGGCAAAGGCAGCTTCGGCAAGGTGCTGCTTGCACGCCACCGCACGGATGACCAGTTTTACGCAGTCAAAGTCTTACAGAAAAAGGCCATCCTCAAAAAGAAGGAG GAGAAACACATCATGTCAGAGAGGAATGTGCTGCTAAAGAATGTCAAGCACCCGTTCCTGGTGGGCCTGCACTACTCTTTCCAAACAGCGGACAAACTCTACTTCATCTTGGACTACATCAATGGAGGCGAG CTGTTCTACCACCTACAGAGAGAACGCTGCTTCCTCGAGCCCAGAGCCAGGTTCTACTCAGCAGAGATCGCCAGTGCACTGGGCTACCTCCACTCCCTCAACATCGTCTACAGAGACTTGAAGCCAGAGAACATCCTGCTGGACTCACAGGGACACATCATTCTTACAGATTTCGGCCTGTGCAAGGAGAACATCGAGCCCAACGGGACCACGTCGACCTTCTGCGGTACGCCAGAG TATTTAGCTCCTGAGGTTCTACACAAGCAGCCGTATGACAGGACGGTAGACTGGTGGTGTTTAGGAGCTGTTCTCTATGAGATGCTGTACGGCCTG CCTCCGTTCTACAGCCGCAACACAGCGGAGATGTACGACAACATCCTGAACAAGCCGCTGCAGCTGAAACCCAACATTTCCAACGCAGCCAGACACCTGCTGGAGGGCCTTCTGCAGAAGGACCGAACTAAGAGGCTGGGCTGCACAGAGGACTTT ATTGAAATTAAGAACCACATATTCTTCTCCCCCATCAACTGGGATGAGCTCAACGCCAAGAAAATCACCCCTCCCTTCAACCCCAATGTG ACGGGACCCAACGACCTGCGGCACTTTGATCCAGAGTTCACAGACGAGCCGGTGCCCAGCTCCATTGGCTGTTCCCCAGACAGCGCTCTAGTCACAGCCAGCATCAAAGAGGCTGCTGAGGCCTTCGTGGGCTTCTCCTACGCCCCATCTATGGACTCCTACCTATAG
- the sgk1 gene encoding serine/threonine-protein kinase Sgk1 isoform X1: MTIKTETEKSVLTYSKSRGLVALVTAFMKQRKMGLNDFIQRLATNSYACKHPEVQSILNLSPPQDAELMNANPSPPPSPSQQINLGPSSNPSAKPSDFHFLKVIGKGSFGKVLLARHRTDDQFYAVKVLQKKAILKKKEEKHIMSERNVLLKNVKHPFLVGLHYSFQTADKLYFILDYINGGELFYHLQRERCFLEPRARFYSAEIASALGYLHSLNIVYRDLKPENILLDSQGHIILTDFGLCKENIEPNGTTSTFCGTPEYLAPEVLHKQPYDRTVDWWCLGAVLYEMLYGLPPFYSRNTAEMYDNILNKPLQLKPNISNAARHLLEGLLQKDRTKRLGCTEDFIEIKNHIFFSPINWDELNAKKITPPFNPNVTGPNDLRHFDPEFTDEPVPSSIGCSPDSALVTASIKEAAEAFVGFSYAPSMDSYL, encoded by the exons ATGACGatcaaaacagaaacagaaaagtctGTCCTGACTTACTCCAAGTCTAGAGGGCTTGTGGCTTTAGTCACCG CTTTTATGAAACAGAGGAAGATGGGGCTGAACGACTTCATTCAGAGGCTTGCCACAAACTCCTACGCCTGCAAGCA tcCTGAAGTTCAGTCTATTCTGAACTTGAGTCCCCCTCAGGATGCTGAGCTCATGAACGCAAACCCGTCTCCCCCT CCCAGTCCATCCCAACAGATCAACCTCGGTCCGTCCTCCAACCCCTCAGCCAAACCCAGCGACTTCCACTTCCTCAAGGTGATCGGCAAAGGCAGCTTCGGCAAGGTGCTGCTTGCACGCCACCGCACGGATGACCAGTTTTACGCAGTCAAAGTCTTACAGAAAAAGGCCATCCTCAAAAAGAAGGAG GAGAAACACATCATGTCAGAGAGGAATGTGCTGCTAAAGAATGTCAAGCACCCGTTCCTGGTGGGCCTGCACTACTCTTTCCAAACAGCGGACAAACTCTACTTCATCTTGGACTACATCAATGGAGGCGAG CTGTTCTACCACCTACAGAGAGAACGCTGCTTCCTCGAGCCCAGAGCCAGGTTCTACTCAGCAGAGATCGCCAGTGCACTGGGCTACCTCCACTCCCTCAACATCGTCTACAGAGACTTGAAGCCAGAGAACATCCTGCTGGACTCACAGGGACACATCATTCTTACAGATTTCGGCCTGTGCAAGGAGAACATCGAGCCCAACGGGACCACGTCGACCTTCTGCGGTACGCCAGAG TATTTAGCTCCTGAGGTTCTACACAAGCAGCCGTATGACAGGACGGTAGACTGGTGGTGTTTAGGAGCTGTTCTCTATGAGATGCTGTACGGCCTG CCTCCGTTCTACAGCCGCAACACAGCGGAGATGTACGACAACATCCTGAACAAGCCGCTGCAGCTGAAACCCAACATTTCCAACGCAGCCAGACACCTGCTGGAGGGCCTTCTGCAGAAGGACCGAACTAAGAGGCTGGGCTGCACAGAGGACTTT ATTGAAATTAAGAACCACATATTCTTCTCCCCCATCAACTGGGATGAGCTCAACGCCAAGAAAATCACCCCTCCCTTCAACCCCAATGTG ACGGGACCCAACGACCTGCGGCACTTTGATCCAGAGTTCACAGACGAGCCGGTGCCCAGCTCCATTGGCTGTTCCCCAGACAGCGCTCTAGTCACAGCCAGCATCAAAGAGGCTGCTGAGGCCTTCGTGGGCTTCTCCTACGCCCCATCTATGGACTCCTACCTATAG